The Neoarius graeffei isolate fNeoGra1 chromosome 7, fNeoGra1.pri, whole genome shotgun sequence genome includes a region encoding these proteins:
- the LOC132888781 gene encoding uncharacterized protein LOC132888781, which yields MNPAQLAFLTEYAAVMSPVAQATNILQAETNAQMGWLLPTIHLLTVKLDKVKLQLKYCRPLVDALQSGIQNRFGHMFRDAELVAAAILLPKFRTTWTKDDATIKMGIDYIKQHIEDPSLQPGATRSSSSDEDDFFSSLQVSKTQDGAKQLDAYLSCSADHMDLLKSFPSVCKLSFKLNTPLPASAACERLFSIAGLVFSPRRVRLNSRHFESQLLLKMNRKFYSFK from the exons ATGAACCCAGCGCAACTTGCATTTCTCACTGAATATGCTGCTGTAATGAGCCCTGTCGCCCAAGCAACCAACATACTGCAAGCAGAGACCAACGCACAAATGGGGTGGCTACTTCCTACAATCCACCTGCTGACGGTCAAACTCGACAAGGTCAAGTTGCAGCTGAAGTACTGCAGGCCTCTTGTTGATGCTCTACAGTCTGGAATTCAGAACCGTTTTGGGCACATGTTCAGGGATGCTGAGCTGGTTGCAGCTGCAATTCTTCTTCCCAAATTCCGAACGACATGGACGAAGGACGACGCTACCATCAAAATGG GAATCGATTACATCAAGCAGCATATAGAGGATCCCTCCCTCCAGCCGGGTGCGACCAGGTCAAGTTCATCAGATGAGGATGACTTCTTCTCGTCCCTGCAGGTGTCGAAGACCCAAGATGGTGCCAAACAGTTGGATGCCTACCTGTCCTgctcagctgaccacatggacttgCTGAAGTCCTTCCCTTCTGTTTGCAAGCTGTCTTTCAAGCTCAACACACCACTGCCAGCATCAGCAGCATGCGAAAGGCTGTTCAGCATAGCAGGGCTTGTTTTCAGCCCACGAAGAGTACGGCTAAATTCTAGGCATTTTGAAAGCCAGCTGCTTTTGAAGATGAACAGAAAGTTTTACAGTTTCAAGTGA